From one Rosa rugosa chromosome 4, drRosRugo1.1, whole genome shotgun sequence genomic stretch:
- the LOC133744444 gene encoding uncharacterized protein LOC133744444, whose amino-acid sequence MSDEKHWDSKFSDRNLHQKVHKLLESAPFRNPSWGGLVSGDVKLTVVTKDCYSCFCSSPYWVRRADWLIYYAYFDSFLFWVVLMLLVAPLQGNFHIQKSRCSACAYPAVRTRKFNWSVKAIRRKTTGTGRMWYLCNVPRRFKSGFREGTSKSSDCFESFKMKSDYEFIMVKKRNGWSSL is encoded by the exons ATGTCCGACGAGAAACATTGGGATTCTAAATTCTCCGATCGGAATCTCCACCAGAAAGTCCACAAGCTCCTCGAATCGGCGCCGTTTCGGAACCCCAGTTGGGGAGGGCTAGTTTCTGGTGATGTAAAGCTCACGGTGGTGACCAAGGACTG TTATAGTTGTTTCTGTTCAAGTCCTTATTGGGTTAGAAGAGCTGATTGGTTGATTTATTATGCttattttgattcatttttgttttgggttgtgttGATGTTGTTGGTAGCTCCGTTGCAGGGAAACTTCCATATCCAGAAGAGTCGCTGCTCTGCTTGTGCATACCCAGCTGTCCGCACCAGGAAAT TCAATTGGAGTGTGAAGGCCATCAGGAGGAAGACCACCGGGACTGGAAGGATGTGGTATCTGTGCAATGTCCCACGCAGGTTTAAGAGCGGTTTCAGGGAAG GTACAAGCAAGAGCAGTGATTGTTTTGAATCTTTTAAGATG AAATCTGACTATGAATTCATCATggtgaaaaaaagaaatggatgGTCTAGTCTTTGA
- the LOC133743653 gene encoding F-box/kelch-repeat protein At1g22040-like: MGAILSLNNSRTRESGPHGVSQSETRKRQRLSSCLYEENPRLIPSLPDEISIQILARIPRIHYLKLKMVSRTWKTTVMTAELFNLRKELGTTEEWLYVLTKVESDKLIWYALDPLAAKWQRLPPMPSVCPEDESRRALTARRMWKMVGSSIRLADVIMGWLGRKDALDRMPFCGCAVGAVNGCLYVLGGFSRATALSCAWRYNPVINCWSESTPMSMGRAYCKTGILNNKLYVVGGVTRGRGGLAPLQSAEVFDPKTGLWSQIPSMPFAKAQVLPTAFLADLLKPIATGMTSYKGRLFVPQSLYCWPFFVDVGGEVYDPEVNSWGDMPTGMGEGWPARQAGTKMSVTVDGELYALDPSSSLDNAKIKLYDYQDDAWNVVAEDVPIRDFTESESPYLLAGFLGKLHVITKDANNNVAVLQAYVPNRHASTSAASSSSPDDASEISEPQAESEVDLWKVIATRSARTAELVSCLVLDL; this comes from the coding sequence ATGGGGGCTATTTTGAGTTTGAACAATTCTAGGACTAGGGAGAGTGGACCTCATGGGGTTTCACAGAGTGAAACACGCAAGAGGCAGAGGTTGTCTTCATGCCTTTATGAGGAAAACCCGAGATTGATTCCCAGTCTTCCTGACGAGATATCTATTCAGATTCTTGCCAGAATACCTAGGATCCACTATTTGAAATTGAAGATGGTGTCACGTACATGGAAAACCACCGTTATGACCGCCGAACTTTTCAATTTGAGAAAAGAACTAGGAACAACAGAGGAATGGCTCTATGTATTAACAAAGGTTGAAAGTGATAAGCTCATATGGTATGCTCTGGACCCTCTGGCCGCAAAATGGCAAAGGTTGCCACCAATGCCTAGTGTTTGTCCTGAAGATGAATCTAGGAGGGCTTTAACTGCTCGTAGAATGTGGAAAATGGTAGGTTCAAGTATCAGACTTGCGGATGTCATCATGGGCTGGCTTGGTCGGAAGGATGCACTGGATCGAATGCCTTTTTGTGGTTGTGCCGTTGGTGCTGTTAATGGCTGCCTCTATGTCCTAGGTGGATTTTCAAGGGCTACAGCCCTATCATGTGCCTGGCGGTATAATCCAGTTATAAACTGTTGGAGTGAATCAACTCCAATGTCAATGGGTAGAGCGTATTGTAAGACAGGCATTTTAAACAATAAACTTTATGTTGTTGGAGGGGTTACTAGAGGACGTGGTGGATTGGCCCCTCTTCAATCAGCTGAAGTATTTGATCCAAAAACAGGTTTATGGTCCCAAATACCAAGCATGCCCTTTGCCAAAGCTCAGGTGTTACCAACTGCATTTTTGGCTGATCTGCTCAAGCCTATTGCTACCGGGATGACTTCATACAAGGGTAGATTGTTTGTTCCACAAAGTTTATACTGCTGGCCGTTTTTTGTTGATGTTGGAGGTGAGGTTTATGATCCAGAGGTGAATTCATGGGGTGATATGCCAACTGGCATGGGGGAGGGTTGGCCTGCAAGGCAAGCAGGGACGAAAATGAGTGTCACAGTCGATGGTGAATTGTATGCACTGGATCCTTCTAGTTCTCTTGACAATGCCAAGATCAAGTTATACGATTACCAAGATGATGCTTGGAATGTTGTTGCAGAAGATGTTCCAATTCGGGACTTTACTGAATCAGAGTCTCCCTATTTACTTGCTGGTTTCCTTGGGAAGCTTCATGTGATCACGAAGGATGCCAATAACAATGTTGCAGTTCTGCAGGCTTATGTGCCGAACCGTCATGCTTCCACCTCAGCAGCTTCATCCTCATCACCAGATGATGCCTCTGAAATTTCTGAACCACAAGCAGAGTCAGAAGTAGATCTTTGGAAGGTAATTGCCACAAGGAGTGCACGGACTGCTGAACTGGTTAGCTGTCTCGTCCTTGATCTGTGA